A genomic window from Pecten maximus chromosome 2, xPecMax1.1, whole genome shotgun sequence includes:
- the LOC117343977 gene encoding toll-like receptor 4: MGLRIYLVHLTVIHLVCCRPCIISDDQRTADCTYRNLTKIPNLSNLTEYLELTGNNFTTLTNSSFHHLPLLKSLNLSRCRVNHIEGQVFENLGQLMNLSMSYNLINILHKRFEHLRFHRNPLLTHLDISYNTRAVLKQIDSVYPDKVFASLASVQELIIDLLPNPVFGQGFENMTNIASLIFRDCDIMHLNNDTFKYFQKLTKLTSLQMSNCQVHIEPWVKVETAVLQYFHSLQYLDLSGSMITFPVAMDILYGLTVTTNQSHPVRKMKVLNLYNVNPLILLWLYDVTYAVKVTKSMTMYLQHLCVENMNIGRNGIVEIDVEAMADFIDDTCLQRIVMRENNFLVPFPKFLFDIVKLFTQAVNLYEVDYSYIAIQFSDVYNQSPDVFGNNNNRYTDVSPAEAPQRLSTSEEDRCTIPVISQHLSHIRVSHLLFPFYLLCDIDVSMAKSLTFLDFSYTSISNMDFKLIGANLSYFDVSGIDFSTSGRRLLGNLTSVEHLVIRDANLDRAFSNRNFIFRNMGHIEKLDISSNHLNDLPEETVKGLESLRQIQLTLNFLSHFPRGLFKMANLTHIDLRFNKLLFIDKAARDWLDARSKETGITVLLDGNRFTCTCDTMEFVSWIITTKVEFQHGHPPNYNCTLKDGSIANIKHVYDNLDDFFGDCNDLLFWLQFSISAISLLVLSLVLAVIGHTFRWRILYFFYRNCKTSPGLEDASSYSFDVFVAYTATDSPWIWQQLRPKLELQRNIQLCLHERDFEVGESISQNIVNCLQKSKKLLFVISKEYIAARWCDFELEMANMERVRRGCTNSIIVAIKGEMPVDDMPRPIRTIWQHVTCIIYPLDESDRDAFELFWCRLHHSIIS; this comes from the coding sequence ATGGGTTTGAGAATTTACCTTGTTCATCTCACCGTCATCCACCTTGTCTGCTGTCGACCGTGTATTATATCAGATGATCAGAGGACAGCAGATTGTACATATCGGAATTTAACCAAGATACCAAATCTATCCAACCTGACAGAGTATCTGGAACTTACGGGAAACAACTTCACAACTCTAACAAATTCTTCTTTCCATCATCTTCCTCTGCTGAAATCATTAAATCTAAGCAGGTGTCGTGTCAATCACATTGAAGGACAAGTGTTTGAAAATCTTGGACAACTGATGAATTTATCAATGAGTTACAACTTAATAAACATCTTACATAAAAGATTCGAACACTTACGCTTTCACAGGAACCCTTTACTGACACATCTGGATATATCCTACAACACCAGGGCGGTGTTAAAACAGATCGACAGCGTCTATCCGGACAAGGTGTTTGCATCGCTTGCTAGTGTTCAAGAACTTATCATAGATCTGCTACCTAATCCCGTATTCGGGCAAGGCTTTGAAAATATGACAAACATTGCATCATTGATATTCAGGGATTGTGATATAATGCATCTAAATAATGATACATTCAAATATTTCCAGAAGCTGACCAAATTAACATCCTTACAAATGTCCAACTGCCAGGTCCATATCGAACCGTGGGTGAAAGTTGAGACAGCCGTCCTTCAATATTTCCATTCACTTCAATATCTCGATCTCTCCGGATCCATGATAACATTCCCTGTTGCCATGGATATTCTGTATGGACTAACAGTGACAACCAATCAGAGTCATCCTGTTAGGAAGATGAAAGTTTTAAATCTGTATAACGTGAATCCATTGATATTATTATGGTTATACGATGTTACTTATGCTGTTAAAGTCACCAAATCCATGACAATGTACTTACAGCATTTATGTGTGGAGAATATGAATATTGGTAGAAATGGAATAGTGGAAATTGATGTTGAGGCGATGGCAGATTTCATTGATGATACGTGCTTACAGCGTATCGTAATGCGCGAAAACAATTTCTTAGTACCGTTTCCAAAATTCCTGTTTGATATAGTAAAACTTTTTACACAGGCTGTAAATCTGTATGAGGTAGATTATTCCTACATCGCTATTCAGTTCTCGGATGTATACAATCAGTCCCCAGACGTCTTTGGAAACAATAATAATCGATATACTGATGTCTCTCCTGCGGAAGCACCACAGCGTTTATCTACGAGCGAGGAAGACCGATGTACGATTCCAGTAATATCACAGCACTTGAGTCACATCCGGGTATCTCATCTTTTATTCCCTTTCTACTTGCTTTGTGATATTGATGTTTCGATGGCAAAAAGCTTGACTTTTTTGGATTTTTCTTACACGAGTATTTCAAACATGGACTTTAAACTTATAGGTGCTAACCTATCGTATTTTGACGTTTCCGGAATAGACTTCTCAACCTCGGGCAGAAGATTATTAGGAAATCTTACAAGTGTAGAACATTTAGTGATCCGTGACGCCAATCTAGATAGAGCGTTCAGCAACcgtaattttattttcagaaatatgggTCACATTGAAAAGCTCGATATTTCCTCAAACCATCTGAATGACTTGCCAGAAGAAACCGTAAAGGGTCTTGAGAGTCTAAGGCAAATACAACTGACCTTGAATTTTCTCAGCCATTTTCCTCGTGGATTATTTAAAATGGCAAACTTGACCCACATTGATCTTAGatttaacaaattattattcATCGATAAGGCTGCGCGTGATTGGTTGGATGCTAGGAGCAAGGAgactggtataactgtgttattgGACGGGAATCGTTTCACCTGTACGTGTGATACAATGGAGTTTGTTTCGTGGATTATAACAACAAAAGTCGAATTTCAACACGGACATCCACCAAActacaactgtacattaaaAGACGGCTCCATTgctaatataaaacatgtatacgaTAACCTAGACGATTTCTTCGGTGATTGTAACGACCTTTTGTTCTGGTTACAATTCTCTATATCAGCAATTAGTTTACTAGTTTTATCTCTCGTTTTAGCTGTTATTGGTCACACATTCAGATGGAGAATTCTATACTTCTTTTATAGGAACTGTAAAACCAGCCCCGGCTTGGAGGATGCATCTTCCTATAGTTTCGATGTATTTGTTGCATACACTGCAACGGATTCTCCCTGGATTTGGCAACAGCTGAGGCCGAAACTAGAACTACAGCGAAATATACAACTTTGTCTGCACGAGCGCGATTTTGAAGTCGGAGAATCTATTTCTCAGAACATTGTGAACTGTTTACAAAAGAGCAAGAAGTTATTATTCGTGATCTCGAAAGAGTATATAGCTGCTAGGTGGTGTGACTTCGAACTTGAAATGGCAAATATGGAACGAGTACGGCGAGGGTGTACAAACTCTATCATCGTGGCCATTAAAGGGGAAATGCCAGTCGACGATATGCCTCGTCCGATTAGGACAATCTGGCAACATGTCACATGTATCATATATCCGCTTGATGAGTCAGATAGAGACGCTTTCGAACTGTTCTGGTGCCGATTACATCATAGTATTATATCTTAA
- the LOC117322521 gene encoding uncharacterized protein LOC117322521 isoform X1: MGRIMGPFSKPPIANFHISPIGVVSKSDGGWRMITHLSFPPSESINDFINPELCSVNYTSFDTVVEMISKLGQGALLGKADIKSAFRLIPIYPGDFDLLGFQFLDKYYIDKCLPMGCSISCNIFEKFSTFIEWLVRDKTGVNTVSHYLDDFIFAGKRGSQDCQILMSTFDNSCRELGVPIAEEKTVGPTTVIIFLGLEIDTVEMLIRIPLQKTIELTDMLLRFVGQKKVTLKELESLVGVLNFFCRALRSGRPFLRRLYDATSKVSKPYHFIRVSGEMREDLLVWLHFIQNFNGTLFFPDSAWSDSDVLQLFTDSAGNAELGCGAYFHGEWAYFQWPRDWASTEKMRDITFLEFIPIVLALSIWGHKLVNRKIIFHIDNSALVSVLNAQSSKDKIVMELMRPFVIELLQHNILFKARHVPGVENVIADSISRMQWNRFRSVAPQAQVHPARIPGKFRSLISRLK; encoded by the coding sequence ATGGGTAGAATTATGGGCCCATTTTCAAAACCCCCTATTGCAAATTTTCACATCTCTCCCATAGGAGTGGTTTCCAAATCAGATGGGGGTTGGCGAATGATCACTCACTTGTCATTTCCCCCCTCAGAAagtattaatgattttattaaccCTGAATTATGCTCGGTTAATTATACGTCATTTGACACTGTAGTCGAAATGATTAGTAAGCTTGGGCAGGGTGCCTTGTTAGGAAAAGCCGACATAAAATCAGCCTTTCGTTTAATACCAATTTACCCGGGAGACTTTGACTTGTTAGGCTTTCAATTTCTCGATAAATACTATATAGATAAATGTCTGCCAATGGGCTGTTCCATTTCTTgcaatatttttgaaaaattctcAACTTTTATTGAATGGCTAGTTCGTGATAAAACGGGGGTGAATACCGTCTCTCATTACCTTGACGACTTCATATTTGCGGGAAAAAGGGGTTCTCAAGATTGTCAAATTCTGATGTCAACATTTGACAACAGTTGTAGGGAATTGGGGGTTCCTATCGCAGAAGAAAAGACAGTAGGGCCCACAACAGTCATCATTTTCCTAGGTTTAGAGATAGATACTGTAGAAATGCTGATTAGAATCCCTTTACAAAAAACAATAGAGCTCACGGATATGCTGTTAAGGTTCGTGGGCCAAAAGAAGGTCACCTTAAAGGAACTAGAGTCTCTGGTGGGAGTGCTCAATTTTTTCTGTAGGGCTTTGAGATCAGGGAGACCATTTTTGAGGAGATTATATGATGCAACAAGTAAAGTCAGCAAACCATATCACTTCATAAGGGTCAGTGGAGAAATGAGGGAGGATCTCCTAGTTTGGCTGCATTTCATTCAGAACTTCAATGGGACATTATTTTTCCCCGATTCTGCCTGGTCAGATAGTgatgtattacagttatttacAGACAGTGCAGGAAATGCCGAGTTGGGATGTGGGGCTTACTTTCACGGAGAGTGGGCATACTTTCAGTGGCCAAGGGATTGGGCTAGTACCGAAAAAATGCGAGACATAACATTTTTGGAGTTTATACCAATTGTTTTGGCATTGAGCATATGGGGACATAAACTAGTTAATAGGAAAATCATTTTTCACATAGATAACAGTGCATTGGTCAGTGTTTTGAATGCTCAGTCTTCAAAAGACAAAATTGTGATGGAACTTATGCGCCCATTTGTGATAGAACTTCTCCAGCACAACATCCTATTTAAAGCAAGGCATGTACCTGGGGTAGAAAATGTTATTGCAGATTCTATTTCTCGTATGCAGTGGAACCGGTTCCGGTCAGTGGCCCCCCAAGCACAAGTTCACCCAGCGCGCATTCCAGGGAAATTCCGGTCGTTGATATCAAGACTGAAGTAG
- the LOC117343980 gene encoding toll-like receptor 2: MDTRHHQLALFSVLLIISLSSCNTCEVSFDQKTADCSNRGYHHIPVLSNFTENLDLSGNDISHLDEASFLNLKNLKFLNLNWNKIKSIAKDTFSGLSSLHNLSIGHNRINILQKEFGEMRFTRNSMLEYVDISFNTKLPLYEESVYPDAVFASLSSVRELHVDLLPNPIFGTGFSNMTNLNKLVFKDCVLMHLSNDTFKHFRNLESLTYLDMSNCQVNVRHFVKMEKAFLQYFSSLQYLDLSDSYITLPVAMDILYGLTVNTNNTNPVRKMKVLNLYNVNPFLLLWMYDVDYAVKVTTEMTRYYRQLCVEDINVGNNGIVEIEVGTLLLFDDFSCLRRLTISENNFMFTFPRFALSVLQFFAKSINLEELDFSYVAIKFSMNQNTGRNSLQTKKKQSSFRCVMPFKVGRHMRYVRLTHLLFPFGLDCDIDLSTCPVLRLLDISETTILSENFRIKEVRVEYMNVSGMDFGTTGRMLLGNLKWVHRLVIQNANLDRAFSNKNYVFKDIKHVDEVDMSLNHLSTLDEESVQGLEGVNNIILSWNFFSDFPEGLYRLKNLTDIDLRHNQLTYLREKARTWLDRMNSRPERNIRISVIGNPFACTCDTLDFVFWICDTNVMLDYHNNYTCTLPNGSTVMLCHVNQNYPLYLGNCNKESFWIVFAISGISILLLLLVASSFVFKFRWKIQYFFWRKLNSKPAVVTDIRHYTYKSFITYSEEDCWSHNSFLPKLEQLEKEDGIRCCVQERDIIAGENEIKRLTEFLPDSEKFMLVLTKDFIDTKWCEFVLDICLRERMERRNNGCLVMIFKDIDPRCAPEFITNAYKHCTSITYPEEENDEEGFWYEIRQTLLH; the protein is encoded by the coding sequence ATGGATACCCGGCATCACCAGCTCGCTTTGTTCAGTGTCctattgattatctccctttcctCTTGTAACACTTGTGAGGTTTCATTTGACCAGAAAACAGCGGATTGTTCGAACCGTGGTTACCATCACATTCCAGTGCTATCTAATTTCACCGAAAACTTAGATTTATCAGGAAATGATATATCACATCTGGACGAAGCATCATTTCTAAATCTGAAAAATCTGAAATTCTTGAATTTGAACTGGAATAAGATTAAATCCATCGCTAAAGACACATTTTCTGGACTTTCGTCACTTCACAATCTGTCGATTGGGCACAACAGAATAAACATTTTGCAGAAAGAGTTCGGTGAGATGAGATTTACTCGTAATTCAATGTTGGAATATGTGGATATATCCTTCAATACTAAGTTGCCTTTATACGAAGAATCTGTGTACCCAGACGCTGTGTTCGCGTCATTGTCATCTGTTCGTGAGCTTCATGTCGACCTTTTACCGAATCCTATATTTGGAACGGGCTTCAGTAATATGACAAATCTAAACAAACTTGTTTTCAAAGACTGTGTATTGATGCACctttctaatgatacatttaaacatttccGGAACCTCGAGTCGCTGACATATTTAGATATGTCGAATTGTCAGGTGAATGTCAGACACTTTGTGAAAATGGAAAAAGCTTTCTTACAGTATTTCTCTTCTCTCCAATACCTTGACCTTTCCGATTCCTATATAACGTTGCCGGTTGCCATGGACATCCTGTATGGCCTCACagtaaacacaaacaacactaaTCCTGTCAGAAAAATGAAAGTCTTGAATCTGTATAATGTCAACCCCTTTCTATTATTATGGATGTATGACGTCGATTATGCAGTAAAGGTGACGACAGAGATGACCAGATATTACAGACAGTTATGTGTGGAGGATATTAATGTAGGCAATAACGGGATCGTTGAAATAGAAGTCGGAACGTTATTATTATTTGACGATTTTAGTTGCTTGAGACGTTTAACTATATCAGAGAACAACTTTATGTTCACCTTCCCTCGCTTTGCACTAAGCGTCTTACAGTTTTTTGCAAAGAGCATAAACCTAGAAGAGCTAGATTTTTCATACGTAGCTATTAAGTTTTCAATGAATCAAAATACAGGCAGGAACAGCCTCCAAACTAAGAAAAAGCAGTCGTCATTTCGGTGCGTGATGCCTTTCAAAGTTGGACGACATATGCGGTATGTACGACTGACCCATCTACTTTTCCCTTTTGGTCTTGATTGTGATATAGATTTGTCTACTTGTCCTGTTTTAAGATTGCTAGATATATCAGAAACAACGATTTTAAGTGAGAATTTTCGCATTAAAGAAGTCCGTGTTGAGTATATGAACGTTTCCGGTATGGATTTCGGAACAACTGGACGAATGCTTCTAGGAAATCTGAAATGGGTTCATCGACTAGTTATTCAGAATGCAAACTTAGACCGTGCATTCAGCAACAAGAATTACGTCTTCAAAGACATCAAACACGTAGACGAAGTCGATATGTCATTGAACCATTTATCTACATTGGACGAGGAAAGTGTTCAGGGCCTGGAGGGGGTGAACAATATCATCTTATCGTGGAACTTTTTCAGTGATTTTCCCGAGGGGTTATACAGGTTAAAAAACCTCACTGACATAGACCTTAGGCACAACCAGCTAACATACCTTAGGGAGAAGGCACGGACATGGTTGGATAGGATGAATTCTCGGCCCGAACGGAACATCAGGATTTCAGTGATTGGAAATCCATTTGCGTGCACTTGTGACACACTGGATTTCGTTTTCTGGATTTGTGACACTAATGTGATGCTGGATTACCACAACAACTACACGTGTACCCTACCGAATGGTTCGACTGTTATGCTTTGTCACGTCAACCAAAACTATCCGTTGTATTTAGGCAACTGTAATAAAGAGTCTTTCTGGATCGTGTTCGCAATTTCTGGGATAAGTATTTTGCTGCTGTTACTTGTGGCATCgtcatttgttttcaaatttagatGGAAAATTCAGTATTTCTTTTGGAGGAAGTTAAACAGTAAACCAGCAGTTGTTACTGATATCAGACATTACACCTATAAATCCTTTATAACATATTCCGAGGAGGATTGCTGGAGTCATAATTCCTTTCTACCAAAACTTGAACAGCTTGAAAAAGAAGACGGCATTCGGTGTTGCGTCCAGGAAAGAGACATCATAGCTGGTGAGAACGAAATTAAAAGGCTTACCGAGTTTCTTCCAGACAGTGAGAAATTCATGCTGGTACTGACTAAAGATTTTATTGACACTAAATGGTGTGAATTTGTGTTGGATATTTGCCTCAGGGAACGTATGGAAAGGAGGAATAATGGCTGTCTGGTAATGATATTTAAAGATATAGACCCCCGATGTGCTCCCGAATTCATTACAAACGCATACAAACACTGTACATCCATCACCTACCCAGAGGAGGAAAACGACGAAGAAGGTTTCTGGTATGAGATACGCCAAACACTCTTACAttaa
- the LOC117322522 gene encoding toll-like receptor 4 yields MDMKVYLVHLTVVHLVCARSCNVSLDQKKADCSYRHLNKIPNLSNLTEYLDLTGNNFTTLTSSSFLHLPLLKSLNLNRCHINHIEGQVFGNIRQLMHLSMSYNRINILHKRFEHLRFHRNPLLTHLDISYNTRAVLKQMDSVYPDKVFASLASVQELIIDLLPNPVFGPGFGSMTNITSLIFRDCAIMHLKNDTFKYFQNLTKLTSLQMSDCQVHIEPWVKVETAVLQYFYSLQNLDLSGSKITFPVAMDILYGLTVTTNQSHPVRKMKVLNLYNVNPLILLWLYDVTYVVKVTKSMTMYLQHLCVENINIGKNGIVEIDVEAMADFMDFTCLKRIVMRENNFLLTFPKFMFDIVKLFTQAVNLYEVDYSYIAIQFSDVDNQSPDVFGNNNNRYTDVSLAEASQRLSTSEEHRCTIPVVSQHLSHIRVSHLLFPFYFRCDVDVSMAKSLTFLDFSYTSISNMDFKLIGANLSYLDVSGIDFSTSGRRLLGNLTSVEHLVIRDANLDRAFSNRNFIFRNMGHTEKLDISSNHLNDLPEETVEGLESLRQIQLTLNFLSEFPRGLFNMANLTHIDLRFNKLLFIDKAARDWLDDRSKETGITVLLDGNRFTCTCDTMEFVSWIITTKVKFQHRHPPNYNCTLKDGSISSIKHVYDNLDDFFGDCNDHLFWLQFSISSISLLVLSLVLAVIGHTFRWRILYFFYRHCKIKHGLEDATCYDFDLFVAYTAADSPWIWQQLRPKLELQQHIQLCLHERDFEVGESISQNIVNCLQKSKKILFVISEEYIAARWCDFELEMANMERVQRGCTNSIIVAIKGEIPVDDMPRPIRTIWQHVTCIIYPLDESDRDAFELFWCRLHHSIIS; encoded by the coding sequence ATGGATATGAAAGTTTACCTTGTCCACCTGACTGTCGTCCACCTTGTCTGCGCTCGATCTTGTAATGTATCCCTGGATCAGAAAAAAGCAGATTGTTCTTATCGACATTTAAACAAGATACCGAATTTGTCAAACCTAACAGAGTATTTGGATCTTACAGGAAACAACTTCACAACTCTAACAAGTTCTTCTTTCCTTCATCTTCCTCTGCTGAAATCATTAAATCTAAACAGGTGTCATATCAATCACATTGAAGGACAAGTGTTTGGAAATATTAGACAACTGATGCACTTATCAATGAGTTACAACAGAATAAACATCTTACACAAAAGATTCGAACACTTACGCTTTCACAGGAACCCTTTACTGACCCACCTAGATATATCCTACAACACCAGGGCGGTGTTAAAACAGATGGACAGCGTCTATCCGGACAAGGTGTTCGCGTCGCTTGCGAGTGTTCAAGAACTTATCATAGATCTTCTTCCAAATCCCGTATTCGGGCCAGGCTTCGGAAGCATGACGAACATTACATCATTGATATTCAGGGATTGTGCTATAATGCATCTAAAGAATGATACATTCAAATATTTCCAGAACCTGACCAAATTAACATCCTTGCAAATGTCCGACTGCCAGGTCCATATCGAACCGTGGGTGAAAGTGGAAACAGCCGTCCTTCAATATTTCTATTCACTTCAAAATCTGGATCTCTCCGGATCCAAGATAACATTTCCTGTTGCCATGGATATTCTGTATGGACTAACAGTGACAACCAATCAGAGTCATCCTGTTAGGAAGATGAAAGTTTTAAATCTGTATAACGTGAATCCATTGATATTATTATGGTTATACGATGTTACTTATGTTGTTAAAGTCACCAAATCCATGACAATGTACTTACAGCATTTATGTGTGGAGAATATTAATATTGGTAAAAACGGAATTGTGGAAATTGATGTTGAGGCGATGGCGGATTTCATGGATTTCACCTGCTTAAAGCGTATCGTAATGCGCGAAAACAATTTCTTATTAACGTTTCCAAAATTCATGTTTGATATAGTAAAACTTTTTACACAGGCTGTAAATCTGTATGAGGTAGATTACTCCTACATCGCTATTCAGTTCTCGGATGTCGACAATCAGTCCCCAGACGTCTTTGGAAACAATAATAATCGATATACTGATGTCTCTCTGGCGGAAGCATCACAGCGTTTATCTACGAGTGAGGAACACCGATGTACGATTCCAGTAGTATCACAGCACTTGAGTCACATCCGGGTATCTCATCTTTTATTCCCGTTCTACTTCCGTTGTGATGTTGATGTTTCGATGGCAAAAAGCTTGACCTTTTTGGATTTTTCTTACACGAGTATTTCAAACATGGACTTTAAACTTATAGGTGCTAACCTTTCGTATCTTGACGTTTCCGGAATAGACTTCTCAACCTCGGGCAGAAGATTATTAGGAAATCTTACAAGTGTAGAGCATTTAGTGATCCGAGACGCCAATCTAGACAGAGCGTTCAGCAACcgtaattttattttcagaaatatgggTCACACTGAAAAGCTCGATATTTCCTCAAACCATCTGAATGACTTGCCAGAAGAAACCGTAGAGGGTCTTGAGAGCCTAAGGCAAATACAACTGACCTTGAATTTTCTCAGCGAATTTCCTCGTGGATTATTTAATATGGCAAACTTGACGCACATTGATCTGAGatttaacaaattattattcATAGATAAGGCTGCGCGTGATTGGTTGGATGATAGGAGCAAGGAgactggtataactgtgttattgGACGGGAATCGTTTCACATGTACGTGTGATACAATGGAGTTTGTTTCGTGGATTATAACAACAAAAGTCAAATTTCAACACAGACATCCACCAAActacaactgtacattaaaAGACGGCTCCATTTCTagtataaaacatgtatacgaTAACCTAGACGATTTCTTCGGTGATTGTAACGACCATTTGTTCTGGTTACAATTCTCTATATCATCCATTAGTTTACTAGTTTTATCTCTCGTTTTAGCTGTTATTGGTCACACATTCAGGTGGAGAATTTTATACTTCTTTTATAGGCACTGTAAAATCAAGCACGGCTTGGAAGATGCAACTTGCTATGACTTCGATCTCTTTGTTGCTTACACTGCAGCGGATTCTCCCTGGATTTGGCAACAGCTGAGGCCGAAACTAGAACTACAACAACATATACAACTGTGTCTGCACGAGCGCGATTTTGAAGTCGGAGAATCTATTTCTCAGAACATTGTGAACTGTTTACAAAAGAGCAAGAAGATATTATTCGTGATCTCGGAAGAGTATATAGCTGCTAGGTGGTGTGACTTCGAACTTGAAATGGCAAATATGGAACGAGTACAGCGAGGGTGTACAAACTCTATCATCGTGGCCATTAAAGGGGAAATACCAGTCGACGATATGCCTCGTCCGATTAGGACAATTTGGCAACATGTCACATGTATCATATATCCGCTTGATGAGTCGGATAGGGACGCTTTCGAACTGTTCTGGTGTCGATTACATCATAGTATTATATCTTAA
- the LOC117322521 gene encoding uncharacterized protein LOC117322521 isoform X2: MRNPRGKKAGKRPSTRPYARARSSTQESSGRQTTQEVVPGRQEVETLGDVQTAGPSMAADEQSTEGIPTCNPILSIHSALGENVSVKNKNKIINGEFVDLGILLENSWVARQDSATKSLYLDGQGQLVAKEKISKKVSNISEWTDAILMLVSIFSAAHPERFQELLKYVQTIRLGASRCTGLGWRSYDEQFRLRRSQDPSSSWAMVDSELWLIYMSASSAATRDNKPYSIVQKCFDYNFQGLCTRNPCNYAHVCTRCGGSHPKMNCRTQGTMGMNNNFRPSNPWGQAGARQRFNTPTQHSNTGRPRHMGPRSYSN; the protein is encoded by the coding sequence ATGAGAAATCCAAGGGGAAAAAAGGCTGGGAAGAGGCCGTCTACAAGACCCTACGCCAGGGCCAGGAGTAGTACACAGGAATCGAGTGGTAGACAGACAACACAGGAAGTGGTTCCAGGCCGACAGGAAGTTGAAACTCTGGGTGACGTGCAGACTGCAGGGCCATCCATGGCAGCTGATGAACAGAGCACTGAAGGTATACCCACCTGTAACCCTATCCTAAGCATTCACAGTGCATTAGGGGAGAATGTTTCGGTaaagaacaaaaataaaatcatcaacGGGGAATTTGTTGATCTAGGGATTCTGTTAGAGAACTCTTGGGTTGCTCGGCAAGATTCAGCCACTAAATCCTTGTATTTAGATGGGCAAGGTCAATTAGTTGCCAAagaaaaaatttcaaaaaaagttAGCAACATCAGTGAATGGACAGATGCTATCTTGATGTTGGTAAGCATTTTTTCGGCTGCACACCCTGAAAGATTTCAGGAATTATTGAAATATGTACAGACAATACGGTTGGGGGCAAGTAGATGTACTGGTTTGGGTTGGAGGTCTTATGATGAGCAATTTAGACTAAGACGTAGCCAGGACCCCAGCAGCTCCTGGGCAATGGTTGACAGTGAACTCTGGCTAATTTATATGTCGGCCAGCTCAGCAGCTACCCGGGACAACAAACCATATAGTATTGttcaaaaatgttttgattataACTTTCAAGGTCTATGCACACGCAACCCGTGTAATTACGCCCATGTGTGTACCAGGTGCGGAGGGAGTCATCCTAAAATGAATTGTAGGACACAAGGGACAATGGGAATGAACAACAATTTTCGTCCCTCAAATCCCTGGGGTCAAGCAGGAGCCCGCCAAAGGTTCAACACCCCAACCCAGCATTCAAACACAGGACGGCCGAGACATATGGGCCCTAGGTCATACTCCAATTAA